AGAGCGCGTCAGCGTGCCCGTGGTAACAGCCCTTGAACTTAAGGATTTTAGTTTGTTCAGGATTGTCTCTAGTTGTATAAGCGCGAGCCAAACGAATCGCTGACATCACCGCCTCAGTGCCAGAATTGACCATGCGTACCAGCTCAATAGACGGTACTAGCTTGATTACTTCAGCGGCCATTTCGTTCTCAAGACGAGTCGGTGCGCCAAAGCTAGTTCCATTAACCAAAGCCGCTTGCAAAGCCGCTTCAATACTAGGATCTGCATGACCAAGTATCATCGGCCCCCAAGAGCCAACGAAATCAATATATTGATTATCATCTTCATCCCAAAGATATGCACCCTTGGCTCTTTTAAAAAATATTGGCGAAGAGTCAATTGACTTAAACGCCCTTACTGGGGAGTTGACGCCACCTGGCATCAACTGCACTGCATCCGCAAAAAGTTTTTGCGATATTGTTCTGTTAAGTTTGGTAAGCAATGGCTACTAAGCCTTAGATTTTTGTTCTACAAAGTTAACTGCTGCGCCCACTGTAGTAATCTTCTCAGCTTCTTCATCAGGTATCTCTACACTGAACTCATCTTCAAGAGCCATAACCAATTCAACCGTATCAAGCGAGTCAGCTCCCAAGTCAGTAGTAAAGCTTGAAGATTCTTTGATCTCATCTTCTCCTACACTTAATTGCGCTGCCACAACTTTAGTAATTCTAGTTATTATTTCTGCACGATCCATAGCTGTTGTCATATCCTTTTGTCCCTTTAAAACCCTTGTAATGAGTACCTTAATCCCTCTAGGGATTCAAGAATACTACATAAACAAGCCACCATCAACCTGTATTACTTGACCGGTGATGTAATTAGCACTAGTAGCAAGGAATAACGCCGTTTCTGCTATGTCTTTAGCGCAACCAAAGCTACCAAGTGGGATGTTTTCTTTATATTTATTTTGTGATTCTTCAGCAACATGACCAATCATATCAGTCTGAATGAAGCCTGGCGCTATCGCGTTTACTCTGATGCCGCGACGTCCATACTCCTTAGCAAGTGACTTAGTAAAGCCAATCAAACCTGCTTTGCTTGTCGAGTAATTTACTTGCGCTGGATTACCGTGTAAACCAACTACGCTACTCATATTAATAATCGCACCAGATCTTTGTTTAGACATCGCTTTAATAGTTGGCTGACAGAGATAGAACAAAGAGTTAAGGTTCACGTCCATCACACTTGTCCATTCTTCTTCTTTCATGCGCACAAATAAGTTGTCCTGGGTAATACCAGCATTGTTCACAAGTACATCGATCTTGCCAAACTCTTCCAGAACTGACTTGATGAGATTTTCGCAAGCTAGTTTATCGCCAATATCACAGCCGATATATTTAACATTGTCGCCAATCTCTGCGGCAACTTTTGATTCTGCAGACCTGCCGGTGATAATCACCTGAGCACCTTGCTCGGCAAACAATTCAGCGATTGCTTTGCCAATCCCTCTAGTCCCGCCTGTAATAATTGCTACTTTGTCTTTCATAATTAATCCTCCCTACTTACGAAACTAGTGCTTCGCACCGTTCCGATCTTTTTTGTGTCGACATCACTAGCAAAACGCGGTTTTGCAGAATGTCTGTGTCTTTAAGTTGTTTGTTCATATTGACTTGCTCTAATACTGCTTCCGCCATGATTTTATTTTAGCATTAGACATCCTGCAAAATCGCGTTTTGCTAGTGATGTCGACACAAAAAGATCGGGAAATTAATAATCCTTCAAAGCCCTATTAATATCCAAATCCTGCTGACGCTTCTTCAGTGTCGCACGCTTATCAGCATGTTTTTTACCTTCTCCAAGATGCAAAAGTGCTTTGGCGTAATTACCCTTAAAAAATATTTTACTTGCAATCAGAGTTTGATTAGTCTTGGCAAGCTCAATTTCAATACGTGCTATTTCATAACGCTTGAGCAGTAGCTTACGCGCCCTGTCTGGATCATTCTTAGCGCCATGTGCATATTTGTACTCAGAGATATGGCAATTGAAAAGCCAGACCTCGCCATCAATGACCTTGGCATAAGCGCCGCGCATTTGTATATTGCCAAGCCGCACTGATTTAACTTCAGCACCAGTCAACACGATACCGGCAATAATGTCTTTGCCAAGATGAAAATCAAAACCAGCACGTTTATTGCGCGCAACAGTAGCCGAACCAGATTTAGTTTCTGCTTTCTTTTTTTTCTTGGCAATTTGTTTTTTGGCTCGACCCATCAGGGCTATTATAGCGAAGAACCCAATCGAACAACAAATTGATTCCAATTATCTCTTGTTCTTAGTAAAACTCCATACTGGCTTGATGGTTTTTGATATAAAGCAAATAAAGCCAAACCGAGTCTTTGAGCATCTGTCGCAGGTAACCAGTTAACTTTATCGAAATCATCAAATTGTTGAGAAGTGATACCTTCATCAACTGCTGTAGTCGCGTGTTTAATCTTCAAATACTTAGCAACCCTAGTCAAAGCTTGATCACGGTCCATCGTTCCAGTATCTAATTCGCTGAGTATAGAGCTAATGTCAATGTCTGTATCAACTTTGGAGTATTCTGGCTCCTTTACCAAATCAACGATAGCTTTGTCCTGATTATAAGGAGCTACGTTCTCTGGACATTGCTTTACAATCTCATTGACAGTAGTCCTTGAAGGCAACTTGGCAAGTACATGAAACGCCATATGCGCCAATTCTCTATTACTCAATCTCTGACCTCGACTAATTTGAGCTGCAGCCCAAGCATTAATTCTGGCTAGAACAGAATCTGTCAAATCGCTAGTACTCATAATCTCATCCCTTCCAAAACCGGCATCGTTCTCAATCGCTTGAATAGAACGAGCTTGCACTGTAAAGCTATCGATAACATCAACGGGAATATATCTATAAACATCCACAAAAGCATTGAACAGCGCTATCTGGTCTGGCTGGCTCACACTTAATTCTTCAAACTTAGTTTTAAACTTATCTAATTGAATTTCATATTGTTGCTTTTTTGCAATAGGCTTGGCAGTAGCTGGTTTATGAACAATCGGATTTTGCTCTTCACGACTCTCCAAAATAAGCTCATTAGCCTCAATCAATTTATCAAAACTATCCTGGCTCAAGACGGCCTTGTGATCAATCACATCCATATAAATCGATAGAAACTCGTTTGCCGTAATATTGCCGTATTTTTTGATTTGTGCTGCAAGCCATTCTTTTAAACCAGATTGTTCCACACCTGTTAATGTCTTAGCTTTAGCACCCGCAAAACCAATCCCCGACTCGCTTGCAAAGACCTTGATTTCATCAAGCAAGACAGGACCATGCCCAAGCTGCAGGCAAGCATTGTAGTAATCAACAGCATTGGGAGCTGTCAAACCAGCAAGCTCTTTTGCCTTTAATCCAATTGCTTTTATTGGAGCCGAGAGTTGTTTTTTTGCTTGCCTCAATTGAGCATCAGCAGATGATTCATTTGCTTTCATCTCTGTAACCAAATCCTGAATTCCAAAACCATCATCAGCCAAATTAAGGTCAAGCTCATATACCAGTTCAGCCAACTGCTGAGCTTTAGGAACTCTCTGCGTGATCTCGACGAATTTATCTGCTAACCTAGCAGTCGCAATCGGTTTTTTGTGCTCTTCAGCCCAAAGACGCATTGAAACTAAATCAAGCTTCTTCATAGAACCTTGATAGTGCGGCTTTGCATTAATACCAGATCTACAGAGTTCTAGTAGTTCATCTGCAAGCACCGTCTGGCCAGTAAGCTTTTTATAGACCTTATACAACTTAGGCAAGTCAGGCAGCGCATTTTTGCGCAAACCCACTTGCGCAGCATCTGCAATCTCATGAAATCTTGCAACTGACACATCACTTAACTTCGTAGTAGAGATGGGCTTTCTAGAATCATAAAAAACCTTACGCACAATTTTGCTAACCAAGTCTTTCTGGTCTTGCTTCGTTTCTAAATCATCTAGATTCACTCTTGCTAAAGCATCATACCTGTGCTTTCGCAAACCAAGTTGCCCATCTATAGATTGTGCCATCAAGCGATTCACAAGATTGTGATTCGAGCTAATATCATCAAAAGCATTGTTTGATTGATCAGAAAGTAAAACAGTATAAAGAGAATGACCAGGTCTCTGCTGGCGATAATACTCGGCTAAACCATTCAGTTGATGAGTTGACTTAGTTTTATTTTCAGGCATGAACAACAGAGTAATTTCATTACGGCTACGAGTGTTTTCTAAAGACTTAGTGTTTTCTAAAGACTTAGCCGTTGCCACAAGCTTTGTTGCATCAACTTGATGAACACTGATATCAAGCTTGTTAGAGACTTGAGGAGCTTTTAAACTAAACAATTCTGCTAGATGCTTTAAAAGCTCGGCTTTATCAGCACCAATATCTTGAGGGTAAATAATATTCAGTTTAACTTGCTCTGCCGTTCGCATTAAGATATTATACCATCTCAAGCCCCACCCCGCGTGGGGTTTTATAGCCACGAGTGGCAAAAACTCAAATTGTTGCTATTATTTCTTTGTAATGACGAATAAAACAGAGGGAATCAAATTCAAGGTTAAGAGGCAAGACTGCCCAGAATCTAAATCATATAACCAAGAATTTGAAGTACCATACGAGCATGGAATGAATGTAATTTCATTACTCATGGCAACAAGACAATTCCCCAAAGATACCCAAGGCAAAGATGCCACACCAGTCAGTTTTGAATGTGCCTGCCTTGAAGAGGTTTGCGGCTCTTGCACCATGGTAATCAACGGCAAAGTTCAGCAAGCCTGCACAGCTCTAGTTGATAATTTATCTCATCCAATTTCTATTGCACCAATGACCAAGTTTCCTGTTCAACGCGACTTGATGGTTGATAGATCCAATATGTTTGAAGCTCTCAAAAAAGTCAAAGCCTGGATTCAAGTAGACGGCGTCTATGACTTAGGTGAAGGACCAAGGGTTGATCCAAGTATCCAAGAAGAAAACTATAGCCTCAGTCGTTGCATGACTTGTGGTTGCTGCCTAGAGGCTTGCCCGCAATGGACAAACGACAATGGTTTCATCGGAGCTCAAGCAATCTCACAAGCAGTATTGTTTAATAGCCACCCCAATGGTCAAAGCACTAAGGATGAAAGAACTAGTGCACTAATTGAAAACGGTCTCAACAATTGTGGTAATGCTCAAGAATGTGTCAAAGCCTGTCCAAAGGATATCCCTCTGACTGACAGTATTGCAAGAGCAAACAAAGAAGCTACTGCTTTCTCTATTCAATCCTTGTTGCGCAACTGATTATGCCAAGCCTACGCCATAGACCTCTGACTGCAGTCTTTTTTCTTAGTCCGTGGATAATTGGGCTAGTAGTTTTTTTACTGGGACCAATTATTGCAAGTCTCTTTCTTTCCTTTACTCACTATGATGGAATTGGCAGCGCAGAATTTACCGGACTTGCTAATTACATCGAGATGCTTCAAGACAAGACTCTAGTTGCCTCTTTAAAAGTAACCCTGATCTTTGCAATTATTAGTTTGCCAGTGGGCAGTATGATCGCCTTAGCAATGGCTATCTTATTAAATCAAAAAGTCAAAGGACGTAGCTTCTATCGCAGTTGCCTTTATTTACCGAGCGTAGTTCCGATCGTTGCATCCAGTGTCGCTTGGATCTGGATTTTCAAAGGCGACTCTAGCGGTCTGATCAACCAGTTTCTAGCTATCTTTCATATTCAAGGGCCGCTCTGGCTTGGCGACCCTCATTGGGCTTTGCCAGCACTCATTATTATGAGCTTTTGGTCACTAGGTAATCCCATGCTCATCTATTTAGCTGGCTTGCAAAACATCCCCGAGTCACTTTATGAATCTGCAGAAATAGATGGAGCAACTGAACTAGAGAAGTTCATTCATATTACGCTACCAATTTTATCACCAACTATTTTTTTCAATGTGGTGATTGGTATCATTCAAGTCTTTCAATATTTTGTACCTGCCTATGTGATGACCAGCGGCGGTCCACAAAACTCAACAATGTTCTACTCGCTATACACTTACCAGACAGCCTTTGATGACTTCCGCATGGGCTACGCTTCTTCACTTGCTTGGTTACTTTTTATGATTGTACTCGCTGCAAGTTCGATGGCGTTTTATAGTTCAAAGAAACTGGTTCATTATAGTTAAAATTAATTCTCATTAATTTGATGTTTTTGATGTTATAAACATGTCGATTTGTGGCCTAATAAGTATATAGATCATTTTCATTTTTACAATTTGACATAGTATCCAAAATCAAACTAATTTATTGCCTTTGGTTAGCTTGATTTGGATTTGTTCGAGTCAGTTAGCAGTTTGACCTGCTAGCTGGCTTTCCTTTTCCATCTTCGCGAAAGCTACGAGGCGGTTAAAATTGGTCTTTAACATTTTTAAGGACCATTATTTGCCTTGTGGCTTGCTCAAGAGCGAGGCTTGCAAGAGCCCCTCAGGGCGTCCCGATTTGGTTCAAACCAACGAGGGCGAGCGTAACGATGCTATTGAGTGACTCGCAATGAGCATAATACAAAAAGAAACAGCAACTTTCTTATGGGGTTAAGAGCGCTGCTGTTTACGGGGTATGTACTGACGTAATATTATATTCAATCCCAAACCTGATAATATTTGTATCCATTGAATGGTCTATTTTTGAATGAAAGTTCTACTCCAAAAGAACTAGCTCTTAGCTT
This window of the Cyanobacteriota bacterium genome carries:
- a CDS encoding sugar ABC transporter permease, translating into MPSLRHRPLTAVFFLSPWIIGLVVFLLGPIIASLFLSFTHYDGIGSAEFTGLANYIEMLQDKTLVASLKVTLIFAIISLPVGSMIALAMAILLNQKVKGRSFYRSCLYLPSVVPIVASSVAWIWIFKGDSSGLINQFLAIFHIQGPLWLGDPHWALPALIIMSFWSLGNPMLIYLAGLQNIPESLYESAEIDGATELEKFIHITLPILSPTIFFNVVIGIIQVFQYFVPAYVMTSGGPQNSTMFYSLYTYQTAFDDFRMGYASSLAWLLFMIVLAASSMAFYSSKKLVHYS
- the acpP gene encoding acyl carrier protein; its protein translation is MDRAEIITRITKVVAAQLSVGEDEIKESSSFTTDLGADSLDTVELVMALEDEFSVEIPDEEAEKITTVGAAVNFVEQKSKA
- the sdhB gene encoding succinate dehydrogenase iron-sulfur subunit — protein: MTNKTEGIKFKVKRQDCPESKSYNQEFEVPYEHGMNVISLLMATRQFPKDTQGKDATPVSFECACLEEVCGSCTMVINGKVQQACTALVDNLSHPISIAPMTKFPVQRDLMVDRSNMFEALKKVKAWIQVDGVYDLGEGPRVDPSIQEENYSLSRCMTCGCCLEACPQWTNDNGFIGAQAISQAVLFNSHPNGQSTKDERTSALIENGLNNCGNAQECVKACPKDIPLTDSIARANKEATAFSIQSLLRN
- the smpB gene encoding SsrA-binding protein SmpB, whose translation is MGRAKKQIAKKKKKAETKSGSATVARNKRAGFDFHLGKDIIAGIVLTGAEVKSVRLGNIQMRGAYAKVIDGEVWLFNCHISEYKYAHGAKNDPDRARKLLLKRYEIARIEIELAKTNQTLIASKIFFKGNYAKALLHLGEGKKHADKRATLKKRQQDLDINRALKDY
- the fabG gene encoding 3-oxoacyl-[acyl-carrier-protein] reductase yields the protein MKDKVAIITGGTRGIGKAIAELFAEQGAQVIITGRSAESKVAAEIGDNVKYIGCDIGDKLACENLIKSVLEEFGKIDVLVNNAGITQDNLFVRMKEEEWTSVMDVNLNSLFYLCQPTIKAMSKQRSGAIINMSSVVGLHGNPAQVNYSTSKAGLIGFTKSLAKEYGRRGIRVNAIAPGFIQTDMIGHVAEESQNKYKENIPLGSFGCAKDIAETALFLATSANYITGQVIQVDGGLFM